The following are encoded together in the Monodelphis domestica isolate mMonDom1 chromosome 5, mMonDom1.pri, whole genome shotgun sequence genome:
- the LOC100010647 gene encoding fibrinogen-like protein 1 → MAAVTRASLGLIIFLLSALPVRPGTVKERVIMKTAKLKSQGKDCSQIWVDNPMAPSGVYAIKPDGAPAAFQAYCDMRKDGGWTVFQRRTGGNGKPLEFNRAWREYDQGFGDVEGEHWLGLANIYLLTHQPGILAQLRLDLHNFQNESRYALYNSFQISDEASFYRLSLGRYSGNAGDSFRGKNWSGAASQEGSAFSTLDRDHDSCNPCISGDIAFNDCSHWHGDAGWWFSDCGVANLHGDWHPEEDHRGWGSDLHWETWSSFESLKATEMKVKIVRASATKA, encoded by the exons ATGGCAGCAGTGACTCGGGCCAGCTTGGGCCTCATCATCTTCCTGCTCTCGGCGCTGCCTGTTCGTCCAGGAACTGTGAAGGAACGG GTGATCATGAAAACTGCAAAGCTGAAGAGTCAAG GGAAGGACTGCTCCCAGATCTGGGTGGACAATCCAATGGCCCCAAGTGGTGTCTATGCCATAAAGCCCGACGGGGCCCCAGCTGCCTTCCAG GCTTACTGCGACATGCGGAAAGATGGCGGCTGGACGGTCTTCCAGAGGCGGACGGGGGGCAACGGCAAGCCTTTGGAGTTTAACCGAGCCTGGAGGGAGTATGACCAAGGCTTTGGGGATGTGGAAG GTGAACACTGGTTGGGCCTAGCCAACATTTACCTCCTGACACACCAGCCTGGCATCCTTGCCCAGCTGCGTCTGGATTTGCACAACTTCCAAAACGAGAGCCGCTATGCCCTGTACAATTCCTTTCAAATCAGCGATGAGGCCAGTTTCTACCGCCTGAGCCTGGGCAGGTACTCGGGAAATGCAG GAGACTCATTCCGTGGCAAAAATTGGTCCGGAGCAGCCTCCCAGGAGGGCAGTGCCTTCAGCACCCTGGATAGGGACCACGACTCCTGTAACCCCTGCATCAGTGGTGATATAGCCTTCAATGACTGCAGTCACTGGCATGGGGATGCAGGCTGGTGGTTCAGTGACTGTGGGGTGGCCAACCTCCATGGAGACTGGCACCCTGAAGAGGACCACAGAGGCTGGGGTTCTGACCTCCACTGGGAAACCTGGAGCTCATTTGAGTCACTAAAGGCCACTGAAATGAAGGTGAAAATTGTGAGAGCATCAGCAACCAAGGCGTAG